The region GAGCAGTCTCATTACCCTGAGTACAGGGGAAAAGATTGCCAACCCCAAGCACTTTAACCGCTACTACAAACGACTCCGTAAGGCGCAGCGGTCTTTGAGTCGCAAACAAAAAGGCTCTCGCAATTGGGATAAGGCGCGGTTGAAAGTTGCCAAGATTCACCAGAAAATCTCTGATTCCAGAAAAGACCATTTGCACCAGTTGACGACTCGATTGATACGTGAAAACCAAACGATCATAATCGAGTCGTTGGCTGTGAAAAACATGGTCAAGAACCGTCAGCTTGCCCGATCCATCAGTGATGCTGGATGGGGCGAACTGGTACGGCAATTGGAATACAAAGCCCAGTGGTATGGTCGGACACTGGTGAAGATTGACCGATGGTTTCCCAGTTCTAAACGCTGTGGACAGTGTGGTCACATTGTTGAGTGGTTGCCATTGAGTGTCCGAGAATGGGACTGTCCTAAGTGTGGGGCGCACCATGACCGGGATATAAATGCCGCTGGGAATATTTTGGCCGTGGGACACACGGTTACAGTCTGTGGAGCGGGTGTAAGACCTGATAGGCATACGTCTGGAGGGCAACTGCGAAGAAACAGAAAGTCTCAAAAGTGATTTTGGGAATCCCCCTGCTTTAGCGGGGGGAGGATGTCAAGAAGAGTTACTGACGCGGTTGGGAATTAGTCGAGCTGGCTGGC is a window of Thermosynechococcus vestitus BP-1 DNA encoding:
- a CDS encoding RNA-guided endonuclease InsQ/TnpB family protein, producing the protein MEKAFSYRFYPTTEQESLLRKTLGCVRLVYNRALAARTEAWYERKERLDYVQTSALLTQWKKQDDLQFLNEVSCVPLQQALRHLQSAFTNFFAGRAKYPNFKKKRNGGSAEFTKSAFRWKDGKVFLAKCNEPLNIPWSRRLPDGVEPSTVTIRLNPAGQWYISLRFDDPRELTLQPVDPSVGLDVGMSSLITLSTGEKIANPKHFNRYYKRLRKAQRSLSRKQKGSRNWDKARLKVAKIHQKISDSRKDHLHQLTTRLIRENQTIIIESLAVKNMVKNRQLARSISDAGWGELVRQLEYKAQWYGRTLVKIDRWFPSSKRCGQCGHIVEWLPLSVREWDCPKCGAHHDRDINAAGNILAVGHTVTVCGAGVRPDRHTSGGQLRRNRKSQK